The Podospora pseudopauciseta strain CBS 411.78 chromosome 2 map unlocalized CBS411.78m_2, whole genome shotgun sequence genome has a window encoding:
- a CDS encoding uncharacterized protein (EggNog:ENOG503NXI4; COG:U; BUSCO:EOG09260WCZ), with product MFSNQGGRKSVDSLSSTLSAGHRTEFPFHGKGPTSPQRQRRDSTASSIYSVGGSLDASAGWTSAVFESGQNAISTLLQPPIVRTGLLPHTSAPASSAHKPPTARDIPPVTLTNVPHVDASEFRPYLSQVGALYEQLRRIQAEEDENANASNRRSTKVDEAPETPVDEGHLRPARRPGLSSRRTSTASISSLTSIDSPTLPRRPSSGLRTRQAQGPPPLSTVPAVYFEEDFHLENPRTFDVVSERSEVVRPAPGDDKGGPNGQAAAPRKALATNAILQEKLSWYMDTIEWHLIQSISTASTTFFSALGSLRELHSEAADSVERIKALRKELENLDEEIATGGLNIIQQRRRRENLKQLHDAVTQLRKIVDSVAVCESLVDAGNIDEALDNIDGLEKLIAGELPEGGSQSGVSLVDLRGATALQGVSNDLSTLRFRIGKAYEGRFLNTLLTDLQNHVKQVSAQEVLMRWSSASMRARGAHSREPSAFPSYMAATDILRIELLPSLTGLHRAKFITVAATAYREAAMKEIKAIIRRPLPSSSDDDDTASMMSMQSSSTMNRGASPRTQQDRSIQLARNLRALDPLDAETLLVKIYIGVTEALRRLSTQMKVLLDVASTIGDAGPSGLKSPPLRSPPMSPPARPPSRAAVEAQEEIHAAVDISNFLGQAIDAAQEKIVKVLRVRSEQSKRLDLVSFLRYFTLNLYFANECEAISGRSGTALKTLVNGHIADFVKLHGDAQTQKLAQGMESDQWNAADFTEKDTDLLNRILECSTRDAAAWTEGTQVWHPHPDAPQERSEANGGGDEPDAVSAQANGGGSPAGTRSRTRSAVIESESYLLPNSAILCMTGMENFLQLITSIPSMTTDISSSLIAYLQLFNSRCKQLILGAGATRSAGLRNITTKHLALASQALAFMAAIIPHVREFVRRHCAGSVVTSTMGEFDKVRRDLMEHQNSIYDKLVEIMTGRVGLAGRKVRALAWDDDDGKGGSVVSEYMEGLAKDTVTLHKNLTRHLPEGTVRYIMMPVFRNYKETLGGAYREVEVGVGGRERMLRDVEFFQSRLGRIDGFGDAGEFLLGVINSKTVVGNASGSSLAVVDKMPSRAGSRAASPAPLPPPPQLGHSLSVNISTSPGIEMEEGKKSSESKEGSSEGGKSSAEEKKSPPLPAEEKE from the exons atgttCTCAAACCAGGGTGGGCGCAAGTCGGTCGATAGCTTGTCGTCGACATTGTCCGCCGGCCATCGAACGGAGTTCCCATTTCACGG CAAAGGACCGACCAGCCCACAACGCCAACGTAGAGACTCGACAGCAAGCTCCATCTATTCGGTGGGCGGATCGCTGGACGCCTCCGCCGGTTGGACCAGCGCCGTCTTCGAATCGGGTCAGAATGCCATCTCCACGCTGCTGCAACCCCCTATAGTCCGGACAGGCCTGCTTCCACATACGAGCGCCCCTGCTTCGAGCGCGCACAAACCTCCGACCGCCCGAGACATACCTCCCGTGACACTTACGAATGTACCCCACGTCGATGCTTCCGAGTTCAGACCATACCTCTCCCAGGTTGGGGCGTTATATGAGCAGTTGCGGCGGATCCAAGCTGAGGAAGACGAGAATGCGAACGCCTCGAACCGACGAAGCACCAAAGTTGACGAGGCGCCCGAAACCCCGGTGGACGAGGGTCATTTGCGCCCTGCAAGACGGCCTGGCTTGTCGTCAAGGAGAACTTCGACTGCATCCATCTCGTCCCTCACTTCGATAGACTCGCCCActcttcctcggcggccCAGTTCCGGTCTCAGAACCCGACAAGCGCAGGGACCACCACCTTTGTCGACCGTTCCCGCTGTATATTTTGAGGAGGACTTTCACCTTGAGAATCCACGGACTTTTGATGTAGTCAGTGAGCGATCCGAGGTGGTAAGGCCCGCGCCGGGGGATGATAAAGGGGGACCGAATGGACAAGCTGCGGCGCCTCGAAAGGCTCTAGCGACCAATGCGATCTTACAGGAGAAGCTCTCGTGGTATATGGATACGATTGAATGGCATCTGATTCAGTCCATCTCGACCGCATCAACGACTTTTTTCAGTGCGCTGGGTTCTCTGCGGGAACTGCACTCGGAAGCGGCCGACTCAGTAGAGAGGATCAAGGCACTGCGCAAGGAGCTGGAAAACCTAGACGAAGAGATTGCTACAGGGGGGCTCAACATCATACAAcaacggcggaggagggaaaaTCTGAAGCAGTTACACGACGCCGTCACACAACTCCGGAAAATAGTAGACAGTGTTGCCGTCTGCGAGTCCCTTGTGGATGCTGGAAACATCGATGAAGCTTTGGACAACATCGATGGCTTGGAGAAGCTCATCGCTGGCGAATTGCCCGAGGGTGGCAGTCAGTCTGGAGTGAGTCTGGTGGACCTGCGGGGTGCCACAGCTCTCCAGGGCGTGAGCAACGATTTGTCTACTCTGCGATTCCGGATCGGAAAGGCATATGAAGGAAGGTTTCTCAACACTCTGCTTACGGATCTCCAAAACCACGTCAAACAGGTGTCTGCGCAGGAGGTGCTCATGCGTTGGAGTAGTGCTTCGATGCGAGCCCGTGGCGCCCACAGTCGTGAACCATCGGCGTTCCCGTCTTATATGGCGGCGACAGACATTCTGAGGATAGAGCTGTTGCCTAGTCTGACGGGGCTGCATCGGGCCAAGTTCATCACTGTGGCCGCGACTGCATATCGCGAGGCAGCGATGAAGGAGATCAAAGCCATCATCCGACGGCCGCTGCCTAGCTCCagcgatgacgacgacacgGCGTCGATGATGTCGATGCAGTCCAGCTCGACGATGAACCGAGGCGCCAGTCCGCGGACTCAGCAGGACCGGTCCATACAGTTGGCTAGAAACCTGCGAGCATTGGACCCTCTGGATGCCGAAACCTTGTTGGTAAAGATCTACATTGGTGTTACGGAGGCTCTCAGGAGATTGAGCACGCAGATGAAGGTCTTGTTGGATGTTGCAAGCACGATAGGCGACGCAGGTCCATCCGGGCTAAAGTCGCCACCGCTCAGGTCGCCCCCTATGAGTCCTCCAGCAAGACCACCATCGAGAGCTGCGGTCGAGGCCCAGGAGGAGATCCATGCGGCTGTGGATATTTCCAACTTTCTCGGGCAAGCGATTGACGCAGCTCAGGAAAAGATTGTCAAGGTGCTTCGGGTACGGTCTGAGCAGAGCAAACGGCTGGATCTTGTCTCCTTCCTGCGGTACTTTACCCTCAACCTTTACTTTGCCAACGAGTGCGAGGCCATATCTGGACGGAGCGGCACGGCACTGAAGACGCTAGTCAATGGTCACATCGCAGACTTTGTCAAACTCCACGGCGACGCACAAACTCAAAAGCTCGCCCAGGGCATGGAGTCAGACCAGTGGAACGCGGCTGACTTCACCGAGAAGGACACGGACCTGCTGAATCGGATTCTCGAGTGCAGCACCAGAGATGCTGCCGCGTGGACGGAGGGCACGCAGGTCTGGCATCCCCATCCGGACGCGCCGCAGGAAAGGAGCGAGGCCAacggcggaggagatgaacCAGACGCCGTATCCGCCCAAGCaaacggcggcggcagcccTGCTGGCACGAGAAGCAGAACCCGCAGCGCTGTAATCGAATCCGAGtcttacctcctccccaactcgGCCATCCTCTGCATGACGGGCATGGAGAATTTCTTGCAGCTCATCACCTCGATCCCCTCCATGACAACGGACATTTCGTCGTCCCTCATCGCCTACCTCCAGCTTTTCAACTCGAGGTGCAAGCAGCTCATCCTGGGCGCGGGAGCGACTCGGTCTGCTGGGCTGAGAAACATCACGACCAAGCACCTCGCTCTCGCGTCCCAGGCGCTGGCTTTCATGGCGGCTATCATCCCGCATGTTCGGGAGTTTGTCCGGAGGCACTGCGCCGGGTCGGTGGTTACGTCTACGATGGGGGAGTTTGacaaggtgaggagggactTGATGGAGCATCAGAATAGTATTTATGACAAGCTGGTGGAGATTATGACTGGGCGGGTGGGATTGGCGGGGCGGAAGGTGAGGGCTTTGGcgtgggatgatgatgatgggaaaggggggtcggtggtgagtgagtatatggaggggttggcgaaGGATACGGTGACGCTGCACAAGAACTTGACGAGGCATTTGCCCGAGGGGACGGTGAGGTATATTATGATGCCGGTTTTTAGGAATTACAAGGAGACGCTTGGGGGGGCGTatagggaggtggaggttggggttggggggagggagag GATGCTCCGCGACGTGGAATTTTTTCAGTCACGACTGGGAAGGATTGATGGGTTTGGGGACGCGGGGGAGTTTCTTCTTGGTGTTATTAACTCCAAGACGGTTGTTGGTAATGCTTCGGGGTCGtcgttggcggtggtggataaAATGCCGTCAAGGGCGGGGTCGAGGGCGGCGTcgcctgctcctcttcctcctccgccgcagTTGGGGCACTCGTTGAGTGTGAATATTTCTACGAGTCCGGGgattgagatggaggaggggaagaagtcTAGTGAGAGTAAGGAGGGGTCgtcggagggggggaagagtagtgctgaggagaagaaaTCGCCACCGCTGCCGGCtgaggaaaaggagtag
- a CDS encoding uncharacterized protein (CAZy:GH76; COG:G; EggNog:ENOG503NXU9), with protein MRLLGGILGMASLLMQTVTAIDMVITSVKAAAAEIAFGLTKYYTGHLPGDTPGNLPDPYFWWEAGAMFGTLIDYWQLTGDDTYNDITKQAILHQAAPTRDFMPRNQTRTLGNDDQGFWAMTAMTAAELKFPDPGPDQPQYLALAQAVFNQWAQRWEENESSGCGGGLPWQIFRFNRGFNYRNSISNGCFFNIASRLARFTGNVTYAEWAAKIYTWQEETGLFRDGDVLDGVTVKPEEGNSCDSIDEIQWTYNAGIFIHGSAVMYNFTDGNPIWKRRLDSHLASAERTFFTNSTDGERVMFEQFCEPPGFCDIDQRSFKGYLTRWLARTTQLAPYTFESISPLLTNSAIAAAKACSGSPTEAPPGEQPFRGRPGTACGFSWTKGGYDGMNGVGEQMNALSAVASTLVDRVDVPVTGDTGGTSKGDVNGGADGPGSWMTGKEYKPITTGERVAAGFVTAAMVFGVIGGSAFLIL; from the exons ATGAGGTTATTAGGAGGCATCCTTGGGATGGCGAGTTTGTTGATGCAGACTGTCACAGCCATTGACATGGTAATAA cttccgtgaaagccgccgccgctgaaATCGCCTTCGGCCTCACAAAGTACTACACCGGCCACCTCCCCGGCGACACCCCCGGCAACCTCCCAGACCCCTACTTCTGGTGGGAAGCAGGCGCCATGTTCGGCACCCTAATCGACTACTGGCAGCTCACCGGCGACGACACCTACAACGATATCACAAAGCAagccatcctccaccaagccGCCCCTACCCGGGACTTCATGCCCCGCAACCAAACCCGCACGCTGGGCAACGACGACCAAGGCTTCTGGGCCATGACAGCCATGACAGCCGCCGAGCTCAAATTCCCCGACCCTGGGCCCGACCAACCTCAAtacctcgccctcgcccaaGCAGTCTTCAACCAATGGGCCCAACGCTGGGAGGAAAACGAGTCCTCcggctgcggcggcggcctccCCTGGCAAATCTTCCGCTTCAACCGCGGCTTCAACTACCGCAACTCCATCTCCAACGgctgcttcttcaacatcGCCTCCCGACTAGCTCGCTTCACGGGTAACGTCACCTACGCCGAGTGGGCAGCCAAGATCTACACCTGGCAGGAAGAGACCGGCCTTTTTCGGGACGGTGACGTGCTAGACGGCGTGACGGTCAAGCCGGAGGAAGGCAACAGCTGTGACTCCATCGACGAGATCCAGTGGACGTACAACGCGGGCATTTTCATCCACGGGTCGGCGGTGATGTATAATTTTACCGATGGGAACCCGATCTGGAAACGACGCCTCGACAGCCACTTGGCTTCGGCCGAGAGGACTTTCTtcaccaacagcaccgatggggagagggtcaTGTTTGAACAGTTTTGTGAACCTCCAGGATTTTGCGATATTGATCAGCGGAGTTTCAAGGGGTATCTCACTCGTTGGCTGGCGAGGACGACACAGCTGGCGCCTTATACGTTCGAGTCCATATCCCCGCTTCTGACCAATAGCGCTATTGCAGCGGCGAAGGCCTGTTCGGGTTCGCCGACTGAGGCACCACCTGGGGAGCAACCCTTTCGTGGCAGGCCAGGGACGGCTTGTGGGTTCAGCTGGACAAAGGGGGGGTATGACGGGATGAACGGGGTGGGGGAGCAGATGAATGCCTTGAGTGCGGTGGCGTCGACGTTGGTGGATAGGGTTGATGTGCCTGTTACGGGGGACACGGGCGGGACGAGCAAGGGGGATGTGAATGGGGGTGCGGACGGGCCGGGGAGTTGGATGACGGGGAAGGAGTACAAGCCCATCACCACGGGGGAGAGGGTCGCGGCCGGGTTTGTGACGGCGGCGATGGTTTTTGGGGTTATTGGGGGGAGTGCATTCCTCATACTATAA
- a CDS encoding uncharacterized protein (COG:L; EggNog:ENOG503P0N9): MAIVTAEEIFATYDQLGEIEAQFDDVETEIIRHQYNLSKDLYVKRAEIVSKIEHFWPLVIEQAPEDIDAFIQPTDAQILLGSIKSIDVKRFEIDTPVKGGDPRSVSIKFEFEENDYFEDKVLEKKFWWRHGKDGFVGYVSEPVDIKWKDGKDLTNGLLSLAKAAWEEEKAAPKKEGKEKKELTPKQKELKEKIEAEDAGSVSFFCFFGFIGERVSAEENIEALKKEAEDRKKRQAGEKVEEDEEMKEDEDDEDWEDEEELDIFPDGDTVAMAIADDLWPNALKYFQQAQESDDISDGEDDESDDDESEEDGDKPSKKHKACAHGCKH; this comes from the exons ATGGCCATCGTCACCGCCGAAGAGATCTTCGCTACCTACGACCAGCTGGGTGAAATCGAGGCTCAGTTCGACGATGTCGAGACCGAGATTA TCCGCCACCAGTACAACCTTTCCAAGGACCTCTACGTAAAGCGCGCCGAGATCGTCTCCAAGATCGAGCACTTCTGGCCCCTTGTTATCGAGCAGGCCCCCGAGGACATTGACGCCTTCATCCAGCCCACCGATGCTCAGATCCTCCTCGGTTCCATCAAGTCCATTGACGTCAAGCGCTTCGAGATCGACACCCCCGTTAAGGGCGGAGACCCCCGCAGTGTCTCCATCAAGTTCGAGTTCGAGGAGAATGACTACTTTGAGGACAAGGTCCTCGAGAAGAAGTTCTGGTGGCGCCACGGCAAGGACGGCTTCGTCGGCTATGTCAGCGAGCCTGTCGATATCAAGTGGAAGGACGGCAAGGACCTGACCAACGGTCTTTTGTCCCTTGCCAAGGCTgcctgggaggaggagaaggctgcccccaagaaggagggtaaggagaagaaggagctcaCCCCCAAGCAGaaggagctgaaggagaaAATCGAAGCCGAGGACGCTGGTTCTGtgagcttcttctgcttcttcggCTTCATTGGCGAACGAGTCTCCGCCGAGGAGAACATCGAGGCCctcaagaaggaggccgaggaccGCAAGAAGCGCCAGGCCGGCGagaaggtcgaggaggatgaggagatgaaggaggatgaggatgatgaggattgggaggacgaggaagagctTGACATTTTCCCTGATGGCGATACCGTTGCCATGGCGATTGCTGATGACCTCTGGCCCAACGCCCTCAAGTACTTCC AGCAGGCCCAGGAGAGCGACGACATCAgcgatggcgaggatgatgagtctgacgacgatgagtctgaggaggatggcgacaAGCCCAGCAAGAAGCACAAGGCCTGCGCCCACGGGTGCAAGCACTAA